From Streptosporangiales bacterium, the proteins below share one genomic window:
- a CDS encoding FCD domain-containing protein, translated as MSSYPQRGMHGQTVNEIGRRILAGDLGPGAVLAVDALEQEFAVSRTVIREALRVLAAKGLVDARPKRGTFVRPRDAWSLLDPDVLRWQLEQQRGTGFLDNLAEVRGIVEPAAARLAAQRRTDADLAELADSLELSARAGATAQEVVAADVRFHRALLFATHNELLCQMEIVIETGLRTRDLLAHGQETWADAEPAHRAVFNAVAAGDGDAAERAMRALLEQARRDVDALTDKGSQA; from the coding sequence ATGAGCAGCTACCCGCAGCGCGGCATGCACGGCCAGACGGTCAACGAGATCGGCCGGCGGATCCTCGCCGGCGACCTCGGTCCGGGCGCCGTGCTGGCCGTGGACGCGCTCGAGCAGGAGTTCGCCGTCAGCCGCACGGTCATCAGGGAGGCGTTGCGCGTGCTCGCCGCCAAGGGGCTGGTGGACGCCCGGCCGAAGCGCGGCACCTTCGTCCGGCCGCGGGACGCCTGGAGCCTGCTCGACCCCGACGTGCTGCGCTGGCAGCTGGAGCAGCAGCGCGGCACCGGGTTCCTCGACAACCTCGCCGAGGTGCGCGGCATCGTCGAGCCTGCGGCCGCACGCCTGGCCGCCCAGCGGCGCACCGACGCCGACCTCGCCGAGCTCGCCGACAGCCTGGAGCTCTCCGCCCGCGCGGGCGCGACGGCCCAGGAGGTCGTGGCGGCCGACGTCCGGTTCCACCGCGCCCTGCTGTTCGCCACGCACAACGAGCTGCTCTGCCAGATGGAGATCGTGATCGAGACCGGGCTACGTACCAGGGACCTGCTCGCACACGGCCAGGAGACCTGGGCCGACGCCGAACCCGCGCACCGGGCCGTGTTCAACGCGGTCGCCGCCGGCGACGGCGACGCCGCCGAGCGTGCGATGCGCGCGCTGCTCGAGCAGGCGCGCCGCGACGTCGACGCGCTCACCGACAAAGGCAGCCAGGCATGA